From a single Prionailurus bengalensis isolate Pbe53 chromosome A1, Fcat_Pben_1.1_paternal_pri, whole genome shotgun sequence genomic region:
- the SMIM2 gene encoding LOW QUALITY PROTEIN: small integral membrane protein 2 (The sequence of the model RefSeq protein was modified relative to this genomic sequence to represent the inferred CDS: deleted 1 base in 1 codon; substituted 3 bases at 3 genomic stop codons), with amino-acid sequence MGAGRRLGKGLMPAWLPHGELDTHGHAISLLFGFXTGFIWETYIVLAWNNTVXSCPGANSSSEXPHTEIQQNRRWGHREEDHSQVPEAGDI; translated from the exons atgggggcaggaaggaggttgGGGAAAGGACTGATGCCAGCCTGGCTGCCTCATGGGGAGCTAGACACACATGGCCATGCCATTAGCCTCCTGTTCGGCTTCTAGACGGGTTTCATCTGGGAGACCTACATAGTCCTTGCTTGGAACAACACAGTGTAAAGCTGCCCTGGTGCTAACTCGTCTTCTGAATAACCACACACTGAAATACAGCAGAACAGAAGATGGGGCCACAGAGAA GAGGACCACAGTCAGGTGCCAGAAGCAGGTGACATCTAG